The Microcoleus sp. AS-A8 genome contains the following window.
ACTTTCAGCCATTCACCAGTACTAACCTCCCACAACCTCACTGTTTGGTCGTGACTGCCACTTATCAGCCTCGTGCCATCAGGACTGAACATCACTGAGACCACCATGCTGTCGTGTCCCTCCATAGCACCAGCAAAATTTACACCAGATAGAGTTGCATCTTGCACGTAAGCTTGCCAAACTGTCAAACTAGAAAAATCCCAACCACTTAAATCTATCTGCATCTGCCGCAGGAGATTAATTACATTCCCAGCGACATAACCCGTTTCTCGTGTTCGCTTTTCTCGCACAGATGCGAGAATTAGATTGAGTTTATCTTCTAGAACTTGGTTGTTTTCAAAAGTAGAGATTAGCCGCTCGGCAAGGGGTTTTAGGATAAGGCGAACTTGCGTGTCTCTCACGTAGTCTTTCGCTTGAGCTTTTAGCAAGGCATGGCTCTTAAAAAGGGTTATTTGGGCGGTAATTATCTCGTGGCAAACTTGTTCAATGAACTGGTCTATCATGTATTGCATGACGACGGGTTGCTGGGTGAAGCCGTCTGAGTTTTTTTCACTAGATGTAGGCGCAGCCTTTTCGATTAGAGAGCGCCTTACAAGAGAAGTTAGTGTTTCTAGGAGTTCAGTTGGCGATATTTTTTTGGCTAAATCTTGTTGTAATTGTAAGAAAGAAACTGGTTCTCGATTGATAGCAATCCAATACATCAGCTCTTTTTCGGGAGCGGATAGGCGATTGAACTGTTGGTCTAAGAGATTGCGAATATCATCAAAAACTAATATATCTTGATTTAATAAATCTAAAAAACTAGAAACACTACCCTCAAATAAATCTCGAATGGTTGGAGCTAGCCTTTTTAAGGCTAAGGGATTGCCAGCATAGTGTTCAATCAGTATTTCCCATTCGGATTCTGAACCTGAAAAAGAACCCTTCGCTCCAAAAATTTTCTGTCCTTCTATTGGGGATAAACCCGTTAACTGTAATGAACGAACAGGTAGTGTTTCGCCCTCCTTTAGGGCTAGTTCTTTCAATTTTTCCCGACTGGTTAAAATGAGAGTACTTTTATGAAGTGTTTCCGCCACAGTTTTGAACAGTTGACCATAATCCTCATATCCTTCTCGATATCCCCCTGTGCGTTGGCGTAGCCCGCCGCAGGCATCGCCTTCTCGTAAAATTGATTCAGCATTATCCAGAACGAGCAAACAGCGAGATGCTCGTAAATATTCAAGCAGCCGCAAAACTCTGCCGTATACCGTTTCCGGTAAAGCCGTTTCCTTTTGTTGGGAGAGAAATTGGATCAGATCAGCCAGGAGATCAAGAATGGGTGGAGCATTGCGGAGACTGCGCCAGATGACAAAATCAAATTGCTCCTGGATGCGTTCAGCTATCTTGATGGATAAGGCAGTTTTACCCATGCCACCCATCCCCAATACCATAACTAAGCGGCAGCGTGAAGCGTAGCTATCCCGAAGGGAATCGCTCACAATCCACTGCTGTAGTGTGGTGAGTTCTTTTGTGCGTCCATAGAAAACGGAGACATCGATCGCCTCTCCCCAATCTTGACACCGATTAGCTGTAGCCACCTCAGCAGTAATCAAAGGAGGAATCGCTTCATTTTGAGGCGCTTGAGTATTTCTACCCTGATCAGCAGAAGTACTGTTTGATGGTGCCACGACTACTTGCACCTGTTGTGCCTTTCGCCGCAGGACTGATTGCAGATTATTCTTTGTAACCTTTTCTCCCAGCACCTGACTCAGGAGCTTCCATAACTGGTACCCAATCAACTTGATGTACTCAGCATCATAACCAGCACTCTTAGCCACCTCTGGATAAGAGCGTCCTTCCCAACTTTGCCGAAAGACTAACTCTTGAACATCGTTGAGATGCTGGGGAAGGATAGAGTCTAAGAAAAGGAGTGCTTCGTCAACGCTCATGTATTCCAATCAAGTTAACCCGTCGGTAGATTATCGTTAGCTCGGAGCTTACCCCTCTGGTGTTTCCCTAATGGCTCCAACACAGTAGTTCAAATCGGGGCATTGATGAGCTTTAGGACTTTCCACTGCTTCCGTTTCTCCAGTACACTCTCAATAACTTAGGCGACCCCTATGTGGCTAGCAACTACGGCATTGATTCGAGGGAGTTTGAACAAGCTTGTCTGAAATGGTTTGCTCAGTTGTACGAACTAGACGATCACTGGGGATATGTCAATTCCTGTGGTACAGAAGGCAATTTGTACGGCATTTTTTTGGGGCGGGAACTCTACCCGGATGGGATTGTTTACAGTTCCAGGGATACTCACTACTCCATTGCCAAAGCATCGAGGCTGTTTCGGATACCGCATGTCATCGTCGAGTCTCAGGATAACGGTGAACTCAACTATGAACACCTAGAGTTGAGCTTAAGACAAAATCGCCACCACCCCGCCATCATTAATATCAACCTGGGAACAACGCTCAAAGGTGCAACAGATCGAATCGACCGAGTACTTGATTTACTCGAACAACTCAACATTGATAAATTTCACATTCACTGCGATGGAGCCTTGGGAGGGTTACTACTGCCCTTCATCGAAGACGCACCCAAGATTAGCTTTCAGAAACCCATTGGTAGTATTGCCGTCAGTGGTCACAAGTTTATTGGTTCTCCCATTCCCTGTGGAGTGGTACTAACACGCCGAGAGTACGTCAGGAAGATAGAGCAAGACATTGAGTACATCGGCAGTAAAGATACAACCATTATGGGCAGTCGTAATGGATTGGCTCCCCTGTTTCTCTGGTATGCGATCGCTACTAGAGGCGAGCATTTCAGGGAAGAGGTTAAAGCCTGTGTCAATAACGCTCATTATCTCTACAACTGTTTAGGGAAAATAGACTACTCTGCGATGCTCAACGACTTCTCTACCACTGTAGTTTTGCACAAACCTGATGCAGAAGTATGTCGCAAGTGGCAATTAGCCACCCAAGGAGAGTTAGCACATTTAGTAGTGATGCAGAATATTACGGTCGATTTTATCGACCTGTTCATGAACGATTTGAGAGCTTCTTTAAATCGTAATATCTCTAACGCATCAGCAAATCATCTAATTCAACTGCCCCTAAAGCTTTCAGCGTAGTTTTCTGTACCTGTGTTAAACCCTTAATGCCAGTGATGTTCATTCCCTCGTAGAGTCTCTCACTTTTTAAAGTGTTTTGACACTCACCCGTCTTGACATCCCACAGCTTAATGGTTTCATCTTGACTCCCACTAGCTACGGACTCCCCTTCAGGACTAAACGTAACTGACCCGACTCCGTGGCTATGACCCTGCAACGTTTTCAGGCACCGACCCTCATGGACATCCCACAACCTTAGTGTATGGTCATCACTGCCACTGGCGAGACGTTGACCATCGCGACTAAAGGCAACTGACCACACTCCATTGGTATGTCCCTGCAAAATGTTCAGGCACTCCCCACGAGTCACATCCCACAACCGTACCGTATGATCATCACTGCCACTGGCGAGAAGTTGACCATCAGGACTCCAATGCACTGACCAAACCGCATTGGTATGTCCTTGCAAAATGTTCAGGCACTTCCCGCTAGTGACATCCCACAGCCAGATTTTGCGATCGCCACTGCCACAAGCTAAGGTTTTGCCATCGGGACTAAACGCTACTGACCAAACCCAGTTGGTATGTTCCTGCAAGGTTTGGAGGCACCTCCCCTCGCGGACATCCCACAGTTTGACGGTGCGATCGCTACTAGTGGCTAAGATTTGACCATCCGGGCTAAAGGCTACCGATAGTACCCAGTTAGGATAGTCCTGCAAGGTTTTCAGACATTGACCGCTAGCCACATCCCAGAGTTTAACGGTGCGATCGCAACTTCCACTCGCTAAAATCCCCCCTTGTCTCCCAGGGTAAGCAATTGGACTGAAAGCCAGTGAAAGAACCCAGTGGGCAGCGCGTATGACCCTGACAGGTTATGAGTGGCTTCATATCCCCCACTTGCCATATCCGAATTCCGCCGCTTTCACCTGCGATCGCTAAGCGTTTTCCATCCGGGCTATAAGCTACCGATAAAATACTCCCGAAGGTTTCAGCAAAAACAGATTTGCTCAGGTCGGCATTTTGTAAATTCACCTGGTGTAAGTTTGCATTTCTCGTCTAACGTTTTTGGCAAATCTGTGACCTGCTGCTGAGACAGAAATTCGATCAGGTCGCCTAGTAGGTCTTCAAGAGATGGGGCGTGCAGTAGCGATCGCCAAATCAGGTCCTTAAATTCCCCCTGAATTTGTTGAGCTAGCTTGACAGATAGAGCGGTTTTACCCATTCCCCCCATGCCAAACAGTGTCACGACTCGGCAGCGTTCCTCGACAATCCAGCGTTTTAGGGTAGCAAGGTCTTCAATGCGATCGTAGAAAACGGATACATCCACCGCATCACCCCAGTCTTGATACTGGTTAGTACTTGACTTCAAGGTCGTGATTGGATGGGAAGCAACGCTTTGAACCTGCTGGGATTCGCTGACCAACACGGTGCGTGAATACCGCTTCAAGACAGACTGAAGATTATTTTTTGATACCTTTTCCCCAAAGGCGCGTGAGAGTAGCTGCCATAGTTTAGAGCCAGCATCCCTAATGTAACCAAGGTCATAACTAGAGCTTTCTGCAATCTCCTGATATGACCGTCCTTCCCAAGCTTGCCTAAATACAATTTCTTGAACTTTGTTTAAGCGTTCTTGTTCTAAAACTTTCTCAACAATTAAAAGTGCGTCTTCAACCGTCATTGGTTCCCAAAAGCTTAAGCCTCCTGTGTTAGGAGGCAGTGATTTCATCAGAAAAGGTTATTTTTTTGTGACTGTAGTATTCTTCACCCTGTTCTTTGCCAATTACGCAAACCTACCCGTCACCCATATTGCGTTTGGGTATTATGACATTCTTCTGACATTGGCTCTGACATTTTTATAACTTTTTCCGACTCTCAATCCGAGTATCGCTGGATTAACTTGGGTTTATGAACAACCTAAAAGCCTGTGGAACAGGATGAGGCAAGACAAAACTTTAGGTTTTATAGCCTTCATCATTCTTAATTAATTTTGAGACATTTTATCCTGATGAGGAACTAGAGTTTTGTAGCAATATTAATGACTGACTTTTTAAGAATCAATCTTGGAGAAAGACATCATGAAAATTAATAAACCTTACCGCATCCTTTCTATTGATGGCGGTGGCATCCGGGGTCTAACCTCTGCAATCTTGCTAGAGTGCTTGGAACAAAGGATACAAAAACATGAAAACAACCCCAATGCGCGACTCAGAGATTACTTCGATCTGATTGCAGGAACCTCCGCAGGCAGCATCATCGCTTGTGGTATCGCTAAGGGAATTAGTGCGACCGAAATCAAAAATTTGTTTATACAAGATGGGAAGGAGATATTCCCAGACAAATGGTGGAACAAAGGGTGGTTTCGGAGCGCGATTAGAAGTCTTTGGGGACGAATTACGACTGGATTTACTCAGCCGATGTATGACGGCAAAGGGTTAGAGGATGTTCTGAAGAAGGTGTTTGGGGAAGAGATTTTATTTGAAGACTTGCCTAAACCGACCCTAATTACAAGTTATGACGCCTATAATCGACAAGCTGTGGT
Protein-coding sequences here:
- a CDS encoding NB-ARC domain-containing protein translates to MSVDEALLFLDSILPQHLNDVQELVFRQSWEGRSYPEVAKSAGYDAEYIKLIGYQLWKLLSQVLGEKVTKNNLQSVLRRKAQQVQVVVAPSNSTSADQGRNTQAPQNEAIPPLITAEVATANRCQDWGEAIDVSVFYGRTKELTTLQQWIVSDSLRDSYASRCRLVMVLGMGGMGKTALSIKIAERIQEQFDFVIWRSLRNAPPILDLLADLIQFLSQQKETALPETVYGRVLRLLEYLRASRCLLVLDNAESILREGDACGGLRQRTGGYREGYEDYGQLFKTVAETLHKSTLILTSREKLKELALKEGETLPVRSLQLTGLSPIEGQKIFGAKGSFSGSESEWEILIEHYAGNPLALKRLAPTIRDLFEGSVSSFLDLLNQDILVFDDIRNLLDQQFNRLSAPEKELMYWIAINREPVSFLQLQQDLAKKISPTELLETLTSLVRRSLIEKAAPTSSEKNSDGFTQQPVVMQYMIDQFIEQVCHEIITAQITLFKSHALLKAQAKDYVRDTQVRLILKPLAERLISTFENNQVLEDKLNLILASVREKRTRETGYVAGNVINLLRQMQIDLSGWDFSSLTVWQAYVQDATLSGVNFAGAMEGHDSMVVSVMFSPDGTRLISGSHDQTVRLWEVSTGEWLKVLQGHDNWVWSVAFSPDGHSIASASQDETIKLWDAKTGDCLKTLPVPKPYEGMNITGVTGLTDAQKATLKALGAVDD
- a CDS encoding histidine decarboxylase; protein product: MASNYGIDSREFEQACLKWFAQLYELDDHWGYVNSCGTEGNLYGIFLGRELYPDGIVYSSRDTHYSIAKASRLFRIPHVIVESQDNGELNYEHLELSLRQNRHHPAIININLGTTLKGATDRIDRVLDLLEQLNIDKFHIHCDGALGGLLLPFIEDAPKISFQKPIGSIAVSGHKFIGSPIPCGVVLTRREYVRKIEQDIEYIGSKDTTIMGSRNGLAPLFLWYAIATRGEHFREEVKACVNNAHYLYNCLGKIDYSAMLNDFSTTVVLHKPDAEVCRKWQLATQGELAHLVVMQNITVDFIDLFMNDLRASLNRNISNASANHLIQLPLKLSA
- a CDS encoding WD40 repeat domain-containing protein; this translates as MASGQCLKTLQDYPNWVLSVAFSPDGQILATSSDRTVKLWDVREGRCLQTLQEHTNWVWSVAFSPDGKTLACGSGDRKIWLWDVTSGKCLNILQGHTNAVWSVHWSPDGQLLASGSDDHTVRLWDVTRGECLNILQGHTNGVWSVAFSRDGQRLASGSDDHTLRLWDVHEGRCLKTLQGHSHGVGSVTFSPEGESVASGSQDETIKLWDVKTGECQNTLKSERLYEGMNITGIKGLTQVQKTTLKALGAVELDDLLMR
- a CDS encoding NB-ARC domain-containing protein; its protein translation is MTVEDALLIVEKVLEQERLNKVQEIVFRQAWEGRSYQEIAESSSYDLGYIRDAGSKLWQLLSRAFGEKVSKNNLQSVLKRYSRTVLVSESQQVQSVASHPITTLKSSTNQYQDWGDAVDVSVFYDRIEDLATLKRWIVEERCRVVTLFGMGGMGKTALSVKLAQQIQGEFKDLIWRSLLHAPSLEDLLGDLIEFLSQQQVTDLPKTLDEKCKLTPGEFTKCRPEQICFC